The region gATTATAATATTGTTTTCAGATATCACAGCAACTCATATTACAAACACAACATGTTACCCAGTTCAAACTTAACATTGCCATTCCCTATTCCATGAAGatggaattgaaaaaaaacccacaaatatctatatatatatttatatatttatacataagaaaatatgaagtaagcctaacaactactactactactactactactataaagactactactactactatactacttcttCTTCCACTGCTACTGCTACAACAATAACTGCTACTATTACTGAGTTACTACTTGTATTAAATCCAATGTGTTAACCTTGtaacaaaattacaaagttaCTACTACTATAGCGCTATTATGTCTATCCAGATAAGAAATGTTCTGTGGATCTGGCTATTACAATAAGAAAAAACTAGAATTAAATGTTAAACAGGAATACACTACAAACGCAAAAGAGGGaggaaaagaaacaaggaaTGAACAGATGACCATTAACTATAACTCAGGGAGACATTTacaaattatatacaaatattccaaaatcaaattgaaatgaagTTGAAACGGCATTGTAGTTATTTATCTTTTCTGTTAAAAATGTAATTGCTTGGATAAAGATATATAGAATAGAGGTGAGAACATTGGTAGGTTGCAGAAATCTATTTGTGCATGCCATTGTCTCCCGTATGCTTTACTGAATTAccatttatttctatatttttaattaacCCAGCAAATTTTCTAATCTAGCCAATTGTTTTTTGATAAAATCAATGAATGGATTGCCAATATCAGCAAAAGCAAGAGGTCATAAGAACTTTTGATTGTACTTGCAAAAGATTTGTACCCACATTGCAGTGTCTTCTTCCACCCTCTCACCAACATTGGTGTAAAGTTTGAAAATGCACCTTTATTATTCCATGCCTTTTCCTGAACAAGCATGTTGATAGTGAACTTTGTTCTCCCAAATTCATTCTCACTCCAGCATGTGTAAATGCCAGTTATGTTTTTAGTCACATATTTAATAAGGAGAGCACCATGGGGAAGAATAGAAACCCCATGAGCATGATGAGGGGTGGTGTTACCAATAGAGATTGGTTGCTGTCTGTTAAATGTAACTGACCAATAAATGAAGTTTGGCGTGATGATAGGGCAAGGTAGTTCAACCATTGTATCGCCAACAAATGAAAGCAGAGTTTGATCTGGTCCAGAGCACAGTTGAAGTCGACATCTTAGATTGTCAGCAAGGGCCTCTTCTGTCAAGGTAGAGTTCACGTGAAGCAGAGGATCTTCACATATTATCTTATTGTATTGATTAAGTTTACGAGCTGCTCTGATGAGGTCACAATCACATGACCATGGAACATTGTGAagattcatcattatcatcttcacaGAGAATGTCAAGAACCCAAGGTCAAGTTTGGAAAGTCTGTTGCCTGCAAGATTTATCTCCAGTAGGTATGTTTGATACTGTAAGGAGCCCCATTCAAAGAACACAATACGATTGTCTGCAAGATCGAGGTTCCAAAATCTATGATGCTTGTGAAATGCATCTCGAGAAATGTTCATGATTTTATTCCCAGAAAGATGGAGTGTGTATGCCTTGATATTTTGTGGCAGACAATCCTTTGGAATTGAAATAAAGCTATTGTTGGACAAATCAATAATCTGCACCTGCTTCATTGACATCACTGCACAGTGAGATCCAAGGTCATTTGAGGAGAGATTGAAGACGAGAAGATTAGGGAATTCCGAGATGGACAAGTTTTCCTGGTTGTTGATGAAGAATGCTCGAAAGGCAGAATTCTCTGAGACATCTAGAAATTCCACCAATTGAAGGTCTTGCAATACCTGCATGGATATGTTTGAGAATGGAAAGCGACCGAGGTATGCCCCATAGAGGCCATTAATCTGTGAAAATGGCCGATTTGAAATGTACGTTAGAGGATTGTCCCCCAGTCTAAGATACCTGAGCTTTTGGATGTATGAGAACACTCCAGGGGGAAGGTACACCAGATGATTTCTTTCCAGACTTATTCTTTGGACTTTCTGTAGACCAAAGAAGGCTAAAGAAGATATATGAGCTATGTGGTTATCATCCAAATGAAGAAACAAAAGCGAGGATGCTGAGATGAATGTGAAGTTGGGTATAAAGGCAATCTGATTTACGCTTAGGAAAAGCCCTTGTAATTCTGATGAAATCATTACCTGTTTGAAGTTCTTAAGGTTATTACTGCATGCTAAAATATTCCTTCCAGATATTGaacttgaatttgaaaatccaatGGCATTACTGTTGatgtttatatatacatgtttagCTACTGAAATGACCCGAGTAATGTTGTTGCCCTCTATATTTAGATAAAGAAATGTTTCTTGATTTAATAAGTTATTCAAGTTAAAATCAGTCAACTGATTGTGACTTATATCAAGATTTTGAAGAGTGTGCGTGATTGGTGCTATGATAGTAATCTCtgtgatgaaattaaatgataaatCCAAATGTTGAAGGTTTACTATACTCGAAAAGTCATTTGGGTTTATTACGCTTAGTCTGTTATGACTGATATCAAGTTCAACAAGAAACGACATAGAGCCAAGAAAAGCGAGACTGAAGATTTCATTTTGGCTGAGGTTTAAAACAGAAAGTTGTGGTGTGCAATTGAATGTTGACTTGTGTATGGTGTGAAGCATATTGCTGGACAAATCTAATGCTTGGAGATGTGCGAATGGTGTAAAGGTAGATAGTTCTGACAGTTTGTTATTGCTCAGTCTCAGATTGAGTAGTTGGGATGAGCCTATCAAATATGTATCATCCCAGGTTGttatgaaatttttatcaagCACCATCTCCTTTAGACTTGACAAAGTTCTAAAACTGGTGAGGTTTCTTATTTGGTTGTTAGTCAAATGtatatactttatattttgatgacCATTGACACCAAATTGTACATTTGTTATCATATTGTCTTCAGCTAGAAGCGAATCCAGCAAGGGAAAATGAAGTAGCGGAAGTGTTTCCAGTTTATTGTGCTTGACACTGAGATATTCTACTTTCGAGTTATTCCTTCCGtttaatatgttcatttttagCAAGTTGTTGTTACAAAGAATGAGTGTTACTGATGTGAGGAAGGAAgcttcatatttgaaattgattatgtcATTGCCTGTTAAATCTATGTCTATTATGTTTGGAATATTAGTGAATGCTGGTGCACCTATAAACCTTAAATGGTTGTTGTTTAAGAAGATGTGCTTTAtgtctttcatatttttgaagGGCAAGGCATCCACAATGTAATTTCTTTTGAGGTTGATTGTTTCAAGAGAAGGAAGGTGACTGAACACAGTGTCACTGATGCTTCGTATGAAATTGAATTCCAGTGTAAGTGTCTTGAGGTTCTCCATTGGTTGTAGATTGTCCATGTAGTCAACATCATTATGTGATATGTCAAGATCTGATGTAGCCATTGGATATGCAAgcatttttgttgaaatatcaGTAATAGCATTTCCTTTCAGATTCAAAGCTGATACTCTAAAGTGAATTTGGGGTAGTTTCTCGAGTTTGTTAAATGCTAATTGAAGCGATGAAAGGTCAGTTTGTGAGGTATTACGAAGTATCGGATGATGCAACTTGGTGATATGATTGCGGTTGACTGATATCTCAGTAATAAGAGGTAAGGAACCAAGGTACGGAACGTtctgaagaaaatttgaatCAAGCATGATAAATGCCAGATTTGGCGTGTCATCAAAAGTATTCTCTTCAATATAGCTTAGTTGATTGTGGGACAGAAGGAGCAAAACCATTTCCCGTTGGCAGGGAAAAGACTCTTTATGTAGTGAAGTGATGAAGTTTCTTCTCAAGTCAAGGTTGCCAACGTCACATCTGAGGGTTTCTGGGACAACATCAAGGTTACGCTCAGTGCATTCCATATTTACTGCATAGCCCCTCCGCTCACAGTCACAAACATCGATACATCGAAAACAGCAAGTAGTTCTCCAACACAAGAATAGAAGATATAGTAAGACATACATGTTCACTTTGATATTGAAGTACATCGATCCCAATGCCAAATATAACAAAAACATAtcattgatatcaatatttttttgaaaaatgatttttcaaatctGTTTATGAGAAATCACTCTGGAGCTGAGAGGAAATATTCTATTTGTTCCTTctcccctgaaaaaaaatattcttgtgAAGTTAAGAGTAGAATTTCTCCTATGCTATGATTTCCTATCTTCAGAATTGCTTGCTGGAGTGGTCTTTGTCTCAACATGTATTTCCTAATTTGAGAAATTAGTTCTTCTAGGACTATAGCTAAAGGTAATTTACCTTGAAAGGCTAATAATACCATTTTAATAAATTTGGATAAATACCTCCCCATCCTATTGTATGCATTTACCAAGCCAAGGGCATTTTTTATGcccattttattatttcatgaaggTAGATGCACTagtgtaaagattttttttcaagaaataccTTAGGCTATAATGGgtaattaatgaaattatttttcttgattcaaTCTTGGAATGAATAGAAAAGCAGTTGTGAAATAGGTGTGTCAATGGCGATTTATCCGTTGGCCTATTACCTCTTTGTTTTAGTACGGGAGCAAAATCTCATAGGAGCCCTATTTAGGGAGTTTGTACCACCCACACCACAGAAAAGGTTTGACATTATAGGGGGATATTATGGACCCTCTTGATTACTGCTAGGTAGCTAGTAGTCTCAAATTGTAtcactttttttctacagaCGAATTCAAAGAGCGAtgtaaaatagcaaaaaaaaaatcaataatcagTAGGGTAAGGTAAAATGTAAGTTCCCATATCTCCGCTTGTATATGTCATGAATACGTCATTCATGTATCAAAATGTTGCTGGGTGACAGCTCTAACATTaacatttaaaagtgaaatttagaTATCAAACCTTCAAAATAGGAATACACCAATATCCACTTCCATCTCAAGTAGATATGAAAAAATTGATACGATAAAGTCACCTCATCCTTTTTCCAAGGTTTGTCTATTTCTTggaaatttttttcatttttaagtcCCTATTGAGGCAGATAGCATTTCTACTATGTAGTAAACCATCTTATCTTCATTCGAAACCACTTAAAGAAAAATGAGTAACCTTTTGCATATCTGTTATAAATGAAGAAATGCTGGCAACCTTCTCGCTCAGAAGGGCTGCCAAAGTCACCCAGCCACTTTAAGTATTTTGTCTATTAATGTAAAAATCTGCCATTTTGAGGCCCAATTGAGGCAAAAATAAcatttctgctatgtagtaaaaccacTGTTATTGTCATGAAATCACTGGGACAAAATAGTAGGCTTTTCTCTACCAGCTACGTATAAAGTAGTGCTGGGACATCAAAGCCTCTACCACACAGAGGGCTGCCGAAGTTGCACACCCCTTTTCCGTATTTTCCCTATTAATGCGAAAATGTGCCATTTTAGAGCCCGCAATCAGGCAAAAACCTGTTTTCCACTGTAAAGCAAGTCACTTAAATACTTTTTGGAGACAGAAGAGCACTTCTTTCTCTATCAGCTGCATAAAACGAAGTGCTAGGAaatcactgaacatcatgtgtgagtttcaggtcacatgatcaaggtcataagtcatgtaaggtcaatgaactttggccaagttgggggtatctgttgaattaccatcataacttttaaattttattggtctagttcattaaacgtgggcataatagtaattaagtgtcactgaacatcctgtgtgcatttcaggtcacatgaccaaggtcaatgaactttggccaaaatgggggtatctgttgaactacctttaaaactttgaaagtttatggctcttattcatgaaacttagacatgagagtaaccaagtatctttgaacattttgtccaagtttcaggtcacatgacagaagtcaaaggtcatttaaggtcattgaactttggctattttagaggtaattatAAGATTGccgtcataactttcaaagtgtatagatatagtgtataaaatgtggatataggggtaatcaagtttcactgacaagttttagatcacatgatcaaggtcaaaggtcaagttgCACTAAATGTCACAAAAGCTCATGATTGGATCAAAACAATGCTCAATTACGCCGCTTTAGAGCTAgaattatgatcagaaaatacaatttcgtTGTTAATTAACCCATTGATGGGAAAGAAGGAAGTGACTTCGTGATTATGGAGTGTGCAACGCGAATTCAAGAACCTTAGGCGATGGCCATGCATGTGTTAACTGTGATGCTATTGTCATAGTTTGTGAACAAGTTTTATACATAGTGACTTGAAATAAGtggtatgaaaataatgaaatcgaTCATACAGCATTTATAAAGGTCATTTGTGACTGTCCGTAGCATATAATTAATACCCTGTTCATTCATACTATTGCAAGGTTAGTACTAGTATACTAACCTCTCACAAGGAACTGCGTTTGGCAGTAGATTTCTAAGTAGTGGGTCGCACGTGTTACGACATCACTTCTGGTGTCCACAACACATGACCTCTatgctttgatttttctgttcgTAGCAgcatgtaatgaacccttgagtgATACCCCGTTGTATGTCCGGATTTGCCAAAGCTAGTCTTAGCCTTGCCCTAGAGGTCTctgtgatgatatttttttatgattttgatattaatgTCATTACATCACGGAGCCTTGCCAGGTATATGAGACTATGCCTCGCGAACTTTGTACACAAGAAGGGAATTTCCTTCATATTTAACAATGCAACTGCCGATtgcatttttaacaaaaatttcatgaaattacatATCTTTATACACCTAATCCTTATAAAGGTATGACCATTTTGgacagaaaataagaaaaatgagagGTTTCTTACCACACCGATCTCGTGTATCCATTCATAAACACTGCAAATACGTAGGCTTGACTTAACCACTTTGTATTGGCGTTGCTTCGATGAGCGATGTTATGAAATGCCGCTTTGAAGACCAtgttatagataaaaattattgtaaaatttaaattttgattgtaaataaataatacttgatGTACAGTGGTGTATATTGCTTCAAGATTTTATACTTTTTCTGTGACATTTCTTGCACATTTCATTGtaagttatttcatttttaccgTCGAAATCAGAAATCAAAATctcaaaaatatttgatttaaattcaCGACATCAAGGTGTTCCTTAAACTTGCAGATTTGCAGACTTATTATTTGCTGAgtatattttgttattctttattcattatttgtctttattctgctgttattttatttcagattttttatatttcaagagCTCTTGTAGttgccaatttttttattttggtaagtattcatatgtatttatttttattgtttattcatttattttcattgtatgtGGATTTGTATTTCAATAGAAACAATTATTgtaacaaaattttgttttttgctctaTGAATTTTAAGCCCCTTCGATAATAGAGTTGAGCAAAAGAACTTGAATAATTTATAACTGCAGTGGCAATAACACAAATATGTGTGTTATGGGTAAAAAATTCTTCttcagtaaaaaatatgtttttggtTATAGTATTGTGTTTACTATACAAAACTCTATTTTGAGGTAGTACCAGTATATGAATTAGAAACATGCTTATACAAACTTGTATTTTCCAACTTATGACATACACTCACAGCTCTTTGACCACCACCTGAAATCCTAGTAAAATGAACAGAGGGGGATTCGGTGGTCCGCGTCAAGGTAATAACTTCATGGGAGGGggcggaggaggaggaggactCATCCCACACAACAACCCGCCAAACCACCTATCGATTGGCACCAGCACAAACAACCAGGATCCTGCAGCGAAGGCTTCCCGCATCTTCATTGGCAACCTCAACCCCCTGCATTCCGATAGGCAGAAGATTTACGAGATCTTCCGGGAGTATGGCACCATCACCGGTATGTCCATCCAAAAAGGGTATGGATTCATTCAGTTCACTTCAGAGCTCGAGGCCAGAGCTGCAGTGGAGGCCGAGCATGGGAGGAGGTTGGGAACGCACAATGCTCAACATCTAGGTAAGTGATGAGCTGAAGAAATTCTTTCAAAAACTTATCAGCTCGGTCAGTatcatgatgataaatgataatattgacTACACATGCAGGATTATCAATTCCAGTATCTGCTTGAGTTGTTTCTTTAATTTTACATACAAGATTGTTTTGCTCATATCCATGTGTTTTCTAAGAACCTTTTCTTGTGCATTCTTTTCCCCAAGGGAGATTGCTTTTGCTTAATGTACTTGATATCGGTGCATATAAAGAATGCATTGTAAATTCACAGATATATGCAGCTTTGATATTTCTTTGATACTGATTCATGCTTTTCTAAAATGAGTAAAGGTTATTGAAATTGAGTTTGATcatttaataattatgattgcATGCATCATTGATGATATCGAAGATAATTTCATGTGAATGATTGATTGTTTCTGTCTTTCAGACTTACGTGTTGCCAGTGAGCCTGATGAAAACAGACCAGTTGGATTCAAAAGAGCTTTTGGAGAGTATGCTAATTTGTAAGTTTACATGTAATgtcaaaaatacatttcagaTTATAGATATATGAAACAGTTGTTGATGTTGATTTAGAATTGTAATAcagtttttttcttcagtttaatTCATGATTGAGTGAAGTGAATGTGATAAACACtgtttttattgggggggggggggtggtagggGTCAAAATAACATGATTAAGCAAATAACATGATTAAAGGCAGGCATGGGTATTTCAGAAGTTTGACACCCATGAATACAGATtacaatgtttgaaaaaataccAAACAACCCCCCTGCCATCCAGTGCGACAATGCTGAATGTCATGTCCACGTGCAcacattggcccgaattcacaaaggtggttttgaaaacc is a window of Lytechinus variegatus isolate NC3 chromosome 2, Lvar_3.0, whole genome shotgun sequence DNA encoding:
- the LOC121407585 gene encoding RNA-binding Raly-like protein, which translates into the protein MNRGGFGGPRQGNNFMGGGGGGGGLIPHNNPPNHLSIGTSTNNQDPAAKASRIFIGNLNPLHSDRQKIYEIFREYGTITGMSIQKGYGFIQFTSELEARAAVEAEHGRRLGTHNAQHLDLRVASEPDENRPVGFKRAFGEYANFEFYDPGLLPAQPSAAKRRRFQDPTLDDERSGDEPPAWVCAICKHVEVSPWELMKHAAAVHQLLIYDLKAGNKNKTGNGTI